The Paraphotobacterium marinum genome contains a region encoding:
- a CDS encoding Mur ligase family protein, translated as MTLHNKINKNLRVAVCGLGKTGISVIKFILENKLPWKIEAYDSKEVVDVYQFDNYINVSFEGFDDSNVLKCDLIIVSPGININRGVFLEAKKNNIDIIGDIELFSYFTDKPVIAITGSNGKSTVTQLTGDVLKAASLKVGIGGNIGIPALSLLDHDYELYVLELSSYQLETIENLKTKISVFLNLSEDHIERYASFYEYKMAKQKYLPKANYVFIIKMI; from the coding sequence ATGACCTTACATAATAAAATTAATAAAAATTTAAGAGTAGCTGTTTGTGGATTGGGAAAGACAGGCATTTCTGTTATTAAATTTATATTAGAAAACAAATTGCCTTGGAAAATTGAAGCCTATGATAGTAAGGAAGTTGTTGATGTTTATCAATTTGATAATTATATAAACGTATCTTTTGAGGGTTTCGATGATAGTAATGTATTAAAATGTGATTTGATTATTGTAAGTCCTGGTATAAACATTAATAGAGGTGTTTTCTTAGAAGCAAAAAAAAATAATATTGACATAATTGGTGATATTGAATTATTTTCATATTTTACAGATAAACCTGTAATTGCTATAACTGGTTCAAACGGTAAAAGTACAGTCACACAGCTTACGGGTGATGTTTTAAAAGCAGCATCACTTAAAGTTGGTATAGGCGGTAACATTGGTATTCCAGCTTTATCTCTTTTAGACCATGACTATGAGCTCTATGTTTTAGAGTTATCTAGTTATCAACTAGAAACAATAGAAAACTTAAAAACTAAAATATCGGTTTTCTTAAATCTTTCAGAAGATCATATAGAACGATATGCTTCATTTTATGAATATAAAATGGCCAAACAAAAATATTTACCAAAAGCAAACT
- the mraY gene encoding phospho-N-acetylmuramoyl-pentapeptide-transferase — protein MFLWLASLLHEKYTFLRLFEYLTFRSIMCIFTSLLLSLFIGPKLIRRLQLLQVGQIVRHDGPESHYEKKGTPTMGGALIIFSVTFSILLWANLTNYYVWVFLFVFLGFGLIGFIDDYKKVVKKTSDGLIARWKYFWQSFLALLVAFFLYYMGHNSSATELVIPFFKDVMPQLGLFYILLSYFVIVGTSNAVNLTDGLDGLAIMPTVMVASGLGLLAYLTSNINYADYLHIPYVEKANELVIACTAIVGAGLGFLWFNTYPAQVFMGDLGSLALGAALGIIAILVRQEFLLVIMGGVFVMETVSVILQVGSFKMRGRRVFKMAPIHHHYELKGWPEPRVIVRFWIITFLLVLLALITLKIR, from the coding sequence ATGTTTTTATGGCTTGCAAGTTTACTTCATGAAAAATATACCTTTTTAAGGTTATTTGAATATCTAACTTTTAGATCAATAATGTGTATATTCACATCATTATTATTATCCTTGTTTATTGGACCGAAATTAATAAGAAGATTACAATTACTTCAGGTTGGACAAATAGTACGTCATGACGGGCCTGAATCACATTATGAAAAAAAAGGTACTCCGACAATGGGAGGTGCTTTGATCATTTTTTCTGTTACATTTTCAATTTTATTATGGGCTAATCTGACAAATTATTATGTTTGGGTGTTTTTATTTGTTTTTTTGGGTTTTGGACTAATTGGATTTATTGATGATTATAAGAAAGTTGTCAAGAAAACCTCAGATGGCTTGATTGCAAGATGGAAATATTTTTGGCAATCATTCCTAGCATTGTTAGTTGCTTTTTTTCTGTATTATATGGGTCATAACTCAAGTGCAACAGAATTGGTAATCCCATTTTTTAAAGATGTAATGCCTCAATTAGGCTTATTTTATATCTTATTATCTTATTTTGTAATAGTCGGAACAAGTAATGCAGTTAATTTAACAGATGGTTTGGACGGCCTTGCTATAATGCCTACAGTGATGGTAGCAAGTGGTTTAGGCTTACTTGCATATTTAACTAGTAATATAAATTATGCCGATTATCTTCACATTCCTTATGTTGAAAAAGCAAATGAACTTGTCATTGCATGTACAGCGATCGTTGGTGCAGGATTGGGCTTTCTTTGGTTTAATACATATCCAGCACAGGTTTTTATGGGTGACTTAGGATCACTTGCTCTTGGGGCTGCTCTAGGAATTATAGCTATTTTAGTTCGTCAAGAATTTCTGTTAGTCATTATGGGCGGAGTGTTTGTAATGGAAACAGTCTCTGTTATTTTACAAGTGGGTTCATTTAAAATGAGAGGACGAAGGGTATTCAAAATGGCTCCTATTCATCACCATTATGAACTTAAAGGTTGGCCAGAGCCTAGGGTCATTGTGAGATTTTGGATTATTACGTTTTTGTTAGTTTTATTAGCATTAATTACTTTAAAAATAAGATAA
- the murE gene encoding UDP-N-acetylmuramoyl-L-alanyl-D-glutamate--2,6-diaminopimelate ligase yields the protein MNTTQVDFKLLIEPWIKINKSYLIKGLTINSQDVKKDFLFIAINGEKHTSNDFIKDAIKNGATCILKETNSDLEDRSIEYSDNCLVVKIKNLKNILSDIGGRFYNYPSKNHRIIGVTGTNGKTSITHIIAQWLDLLGQKSTIMGTNGSGELNNLKPSINTTGNPISIQKNIHDFVTIGSKITAMEVSSHGLVQHRVKNINFDVGIFTNLSRDHLDYHKTMESYEKSKFLFFSTHNVKNMVLNYDDLVGQKWSKKLNDCFLISIKNYDLSSLTKNYIYVKNIRYVGQKTLLICASHLTEFEIEINLLGSFNITNVLLSLASLLLLGFKLDDLINTAEKLVSVEGRMEIFHNYDNPTVVVDYAHTPDALHKALSSLSLKKGKIWCVFGCGGDRDRGKRVEMGRIADNLSDKLILTNDNPRTEDPKLILDDIMSGIKDKTNLHVIPDRGKAIQYAIDKADQNDIIMVAGKGHENYQIIGDKKIVFSDRDEVKKALGLKNDTNSIK from the coding sequence GTGAATACAACTCAAGTTGATTTTAAATTATTAATTGAACCTTGGATCAAAATTAATAAATCTTATCTAATTAAGGGGTTAACAATAAATAGTCAGGATGTTAAGAAAGACTTTTTATTTATAGCAATTAATGGTGAAAAACACACATCAAACGATTTTATTAAAGATGCTATCAAAAATGGAGCAACTTGTATTTTGAAGGAAACTAATAGTGACCTTGAAGATAGAAGCATTGAGTATAGTGACAATTGTCTTGTGGTTAAAATAAAAAACCTAAAAAATATACTCTCTGATATTGGAGGGCGCTTTTATAATTATCCGAGTAAAAATCACCGTATTATTGGTGTAACAGGAACTAATGGTAAAACATCAATTACTCACATAATTGCGCAGTGGTTGGACTTGTTAGGTCAAAAATCTACTATTATGGGTACTAATGGTTCTGGTGAATTGAATAATTTGAAACCGAGTATAAATACTACTGGAAATCCAATAAGTATCCAAAAAAATATACACGATTTTGTTACGATTGGCTCTAAAATTACAGCTATGGAAGTGTCATCACATGGTTTAGTGCAGCATAGAGTTAAAAATATAAATTTTGATGTTGGAATTTTTACTAATTTAAGTAGAGATCATCTGGATTACCATAAAACAATGGAAAGTTATGAGAAAAGTAAGTTCCTCTTTTTTAGTACTCATAATGTTAAAAATATGGTATTAAATTATGATGATTTAGTGGGTCAAAAATGGAGTAAAAAACTTAATGATTGTTTTCTTATTTCAATAAAAAATTATGATTTATCATCTTTAACTAAAAATTATATTTATGTAAAAAATATACGATATGTTGGGCAAAAAACACTACTTATTTGTGCCTCACATTTAACTGAATTTGAAATTGAAATTAATTTACTTGGATCATTTAATATTACTAATGTACTTTTAAGCTTAGCATCTCTTTTATTGCTTGGCTTTAAGCTTGATGATTTGATAAATACAGCAGAAAAGTTGGTCTCCGTTGAAGGGAGAATGGAAATTTTTCATAATTATGACAATCCGACCGTAGTTGTTGATTATGCTCACACTCCTGATGCCCTACATAAAGCATTGAGCAGTCTTTCCTTAAAAAAAGGTAAGATTTGGTGTGTATTCGGTTGTGGTGGAGATCGTGATCGAGGAAAAAGAGTAGAAATGGGACGTATTGCAGATAATTTATCAGATAAATTGATTTTGACAAATGACAACCCAAGAACGGAAGATCCTAAATTAATTTTAGATGATATTATGAGCGGGATTAAAGATAAAACAAATCTTCATGTTATACCGGATAGAGGAAAAGCTATTCAATATGCAATAGATAAAGCAGATCAAAATGATATTATTATGGTTGCTGGAAAAGGACATGAAAACTATCAAATTATTGGAGATAAAAAAATAGTTTTCTCAGATAGAGATGAAGTAAAAAAAGCTTTAGGGTTAAAAAATGATACCAATTCAATTAAGTGA
- a CDS encoding peptidoglycan D,D-transpeptidase FtsI family protein: MKKINNSQKKKKKIVITWRFQLICFTVFVIFLAILSQVAYLQLIESPELIEQGNLRSLRIEKIYSDRGAIYDRNGVLLAVSVQAKTIVADPKKIFSSDSLNKQKKYWDAFFNVLHLNRNKFEKKLNANKNKRFMYVARQVTSDVGRYIQKLKLDGIYLKQTSKRYYPSAEIASQLIGVTGIDGHGLEGIEKKYDKWLTGHPGSKTYRKDGNGNIIENISLKDNQPGKPIQLSIDQRIQTAAYKAAKQYQLDYDCDSVQVVMVDVKTGEILALVSSPSFNPNNRNDFQSYRMQNKAITDIVEPGSTIKPFTILAALKSHVATTKTLVHIPSRTWRIDGSTITDTETMDKYSSLKEILMRSSNIGSAKLALATPVKNILMMESDFGLGKKTNLELDGEASGTLHLSRKNWNTVDKSRLGFGYGVSFTAIQLAKAYAALGNHGVVNNLSLLKLKDKTKGKRVVDRKDVDSVLNMLEAATNAAEGGGVFRADVKGYRIGAKTGTALVVDGSDGRYGNNYNVLTAGLAPMSNPQLALVVVVRDPKGDSYYASQVAAPLFSEVMKDALQILNIPPDQN, encoded by the coding sequence ATGAAAAAGATAAATAATTCTCAAAAAAAGAAAAAAAAGATCGTAATAACTTGGAGATTTCAGTTAATTTGTTTCACAGTATTTGTGATTTTTTTAGCAATATTGTCTCAGGTTGCTTACCTTCAATTAATTGAATCTCCAGAGCTCATTGAGCAGGGTAACTTGAGGTCTTTAAGGATTGAAAAAATATACTCTGATCGCGGTGCTATTTATGATCGAAATGGAGTTCTATTAGCCGTAAGTGTTCAAGCTAAAACTATTGTTGCAGATCCAAAAAAAATTTTTTCTTCTGACAGTCTAAACAAACAAAAAAAATATTGGGATGCTTTTTTCAACGTATTACATCTTAATAGAAATAAATTTGAAAAAAAATTAAATGCTAATAAAAATAAACGGTTCATGTATGTTGCACGTCAAGTAACATCCGATGTTGGACGATATATACAAAAATTAAAATTAGATGGAATTTATCTAAAACAAACTTCCAAGAGATACTATCCATCTGCAGAAATTGCTTCTCAATTAATAGGAGTAACTGGAATTGATGGACATGGTCTTGAGGGCATCGAAAAAAAATATGATAAATGGTTGACAGGGCATCCAGGAAGTAAAACTTACCGTAAAGATGGTAATGGTAATATTATTGAGAATATATCATTAAAGGATAATCAACCTGGAAAACCAATTCAATTAAGCATTGATCAGAGAATTCAAACTGCCGCCTATAAAGCAGCGAAACAGTATCAATTAGATTACGACTGTGACTCAGTTCAAGTAGTCATGGTTGATGTTAAAACTGGAGAAATTTTAGCATTGGTATCTAGCCCAAGCTTTAACCCAAATAATCGAAATGATTTTCAAAGTTACCGAATGCAAAATAAAGCGATAACTGATATTGTTGAACCTGGTTCAACGATCAAACCATTTACTATTTTAGCTGCTTTAAAGTCGCATGTGGCGACTACAAAAACATTAGTTCACATTCCCTCTAGAACCTGGAGAATTGATGGCTCTACTATTACAGATACTGAAACAATGGATAAATATTCGAGCTTAAAAGAAATTCTCATGAGATCTAGTAACATAGGATCAGCAAAACTAGCTCTTGCAACTCCTGTTAAGAATATTTTGATGATGGAGAGTGATTTTGGTTTGGGTAAAAAAACAAATTTAGAATTAGATGGTGAAGCTTCAGGTACTTTACATTTATCGAGAAAAAACTGGAATACTGTGGATAAGTCAAGGTTAGGTTTTGGTTATGGTGTAAGTTTTACCGCTATACAGTTAGCTAAAGCTTATGCTGCTTTAGGGAATCATGGTGTTGTAAATAATCTGTCACTTTTAAAGTTGAAAGATAAAACGAAAGGTAAAAGAGTCGTGGATCGCAAAGATGTTGATAGTGTTCTTAATATGTTAGAGGCTGCAACAAATGCTGCTGAAGGTGGGGGAGTTTTTAGAGCGGATGTTAAAGGATATCGAATTGGTGCTAAAACAGGTACAGCTCTTGTTGTAGATGGTAGTGATGGGCGTTATGGTAATAATTACAATGTGTTAACGGCAGGATTAGCTCCGATGAGTAACCCACAGCTTGCTTTAGTTGTTGTTGTGCGAGACCCGAAGGGTGACAGTTATTATGCTAGCCAAGTGGCTGCACCACTATTTTCTGAAGTCATGAAAGATGCATTACAAATCTTGAATATACCACCAGACCAAAATTAA
- the ftsL gene encoding cell division protein FtsL has protein sequence MKLKKNQTEQPNLLIHIFNDFIKCFKVEVMILFLIFCTAIAIVLVTDASRNLVTVNDVLSEKREKLKEEWVNQNIEYSVLTESSRIENFAENKLNMKRPNTQMEVIVQKNEKDK, from the coding sequence ATGAAATTAAAAAAAAATCAAACGGAGCAACCCAATTTATTAATTCATATTTTTAATGACTTTATCAAATGTTTTAAAGTTGAGGTTATGATATTATTTTTAATTTTTTGTACTGCTATTGCAATTGTACTAGTTACAGATGCTTCCAGAAACTTAGTTACAGTTAATGATGTTTTATCAGAAAAACGTGAAAAATTAAAAGAAGAGTGGGTTAATCAGAATATTGAATATAGTGTATTAACAGAAAGTAGTAGAATCGAAAATTTTGCAGAAAATAAGTTAAATATGAAAAGGCCAAATACACAAATGGAAGTTATTGTACAAAAAAATGAAAAAGATAAATAA
- the rsmH gene encoding 16S rRNA (cytosine(1402)-N(4))-methyltransferase RsmH produces MTQPTHVSVLLNESINGLAIEPNGVYIDGTFGRGGHSKKILEKLNANGRLIAIDRDPSAIKYARENIKDNRFEIEQGDFSNLKYFVNERGLTGEIDGILLDLGVSSPQLDNAERGFSFSKDGPLDMRMNSNSGMTLKEWLSVASIEEIFYVLKNYGEEKFAYRIAKAIVAYRESDETPELENTLQLAQIIELATPKKDKNKHPATRSFQAFRIYINNELEEIKKVLNDSIDVLKKGGRLSVISFHSLEDRIVKQFIREKSRRKALPKGLPLTDDEVNSMTSKPLIKALSKAIKPSDEEILSNIRSRSSILRIAEKL; encoded by the coding sequence ATTACACAACCCACCCACGTTTCAGTTTTACTAAACGAGTCGATCAATGGTTTAGCTATTGAACCTAATGGAGTTTATATTGATGGAACCTTTGGTAGAGGTGGCCACTCAAAAAAAATTCTTGAAAAACTTAATGCTAATGGACGATTAATTGCAATTGATAGAGACCCATCTGCTATAAAATATGCAAGGGAAAATATTAAAGACAATAGATTTGAAATAGAGCAAGGTGATTTTTCAAATCTAAAATATTTTGTTAATGAAAGAGGGTTAACCGGAGAAATTGACGGTATTTTGTTAGATTTAGGAGTTTCTTCTCCTCAGTTAGACAATGCTGAGAGAGGTTTTAGTTTTTCAAAAGATGGTCCTTTAGATATGAGAATGAATTCTAATTCAGGAATGACTCTAAAAGAGTGGCTTTCAGTTGCCTCAATTGAAGAGATTTTTTATGTATTGAAAAATTATGGAGAAGAAAAGTTTGCTTACCGAATTGCTAAAGCAATAGTTGCTTATCGGGAATCTGATGAAACACCTGAACTCGAAAATACTCTTCAGCTTGCTCAGATCATTGAGTTGGCTACTCCTAAAAAAGATAAAAATAAACATCCGGCTACTAGAAGCTTCCAAGCGTTTCGTATATATATAAATAATGAACTTGAAGAAATAAAAAAAGTATTAAATGATAGTATAGATGTTTTGAAGAAAGGGGGGAGACTATCAGTTATTAGTTTTCATTCTTTAGAGGATAGAATTGTTAAGCAATTCATTAGGGAAAAATCTAGACGAAAAGCGTTACCAAAAGGTTTACCTTTAACTGATGATGAGGTGAATTCCATGACAAGTAAGCCACTAATAAAAGCATTATCTAAAGCGATAAAACCATCAGATGAAGAGATATTATCTAATATCCGCTCAAGAAGCTCAATATTAAGGATTGCTGAGAAATTATGA
- the rsmI gene encoding 16S rRNA (cytidine(1402)-2'-O)-methyltransferase: MTDINNQTTGKLFIVPTPIGNLGDITNRALTVLKNVDLIIAEDTRVTKYLLSNYSIKKDVISFHNYNEKDKTKLIIDKLKQEINIALVSDAGTPLINDPGYFLVSECKKVNIDVVPLPGPCALITALSGSGMTTDKFSFLGFFPQKKINRTKILNEIAQCPFTTIFYESPHRIMNTVTDIHNVLDGERYIVLARELTKKFESIKRLKSKDVINWLNSDENNKKGEFVLLIEGYQGKEDDNFDIPDRVKRTFNILKSQCSLKQAVNLTAEIHEIKKNNLYKWALSINNKI, from the coding sequence ATGACAGATATTAATAATCAAACAACAGGTAAATTATTTATAGTACCAACGCCGATTGGTAACCTTGGTGATATAACAAATAGGGCACTGACAGTTCTTAAAAATGTGGATTTAATTATAGCCGAAGATACAAGAGTAACTAAATACTTATTATCTAACTACAGTATTAAAAAAGACGTGATTTCTTTTCATAATTATAATGAAAAAGATAAAACTAAATTAATTATAGATAAGTTGAAACAAGAGATAAATATTGCTTTGGTGTCTGATGCAGGTACTCCTTTGATAAATGATCCCGGGTATTTTTTAGTATCTGAATGTAAAAAAGTTAACATTGATGTGGTTCCTTTACCTGGACCTTGTGCATTAATCACCGCTTTATCTGGCTCTGGTATGACAACTGACAAGTTTTCTTTTTTAGGCTTTTTTCCACAAAAAAAAATAAATAGAACTAAGATTTTAAATGAAATTGCTCAATGTCCATTTACGACGATTTTTTACGAATCTCCACATAGAATTATGAATACAGTAACAGATATTCATAATGTTTTAGACGGCGAACGTTATATTGTCTTGGCTCGTGAGCTGACCAAAAAGTTTGAAAGCATTAAACGTTTAAAGTCTAAGGATGTAATAAATTGGTTGAATAGTGATGAAAATAATAAAAAAGGTGAATTTGTTTTATTAATTGAGGGATATCAAGGCAAGGAAGATGATAATTTTGACATACCCGATAGAGTAAAAAGAACTTTTAATATTTTAAAGTCTCAATGTTCACTCAAACAAGCTGTTAATTTAACTGCGGAAATTCATGAAATAAAAAAAAACAATTTATATAAGTGGGCATTAAGTATTAACAATAAAATATAG
- a CDS encoding penicillin-binding protein activator — MSIRMFNFFVLPFFVFLLFNLNGCSSNKVQQDVPKAVNLKSSSFYINQAKSLSGKKKNSTLLLASQAAIKEQNFKIASDALSQIDESNLSQNDKIVYYNQLSKVNFQNKNYIKSANNLASANSFIDDTSQKKKNWNKVLEILHYADIFSLTNSHNNVYQSDLSPWINLALIQKEYADNFEVLQTKINQWKVDNPSLLNVIPENINTISNYNDGGAQNILLYLPLSGKYSRQGQDILSGFKYKQSTSLNNTYQINTIDSNKIPVSQLPSIIQNQNIDVLVGPLQKDNVSKLVKSNSVSIPTILLNTSKEPKNNTSLCTFTLSPEKQAAQVAQKMFKENKFRPIVIVPDTNFGYRSAQAFKNSWLKVSNFSPIVLKIKGNNQIQSKLKALFKGKTNTPDSVFFIGNKSQLLLTKAYIELYLPAGINQPQIYSNSSTNILNSSQSELKDLQNVKFIDLSILMPGAKPSDYPVNNINDLRVSALGFDSFSLISAIQEMKLNPYIQINGATGKLSLGNDCNIETQYSWGQVRSGQIIKQ; from the coding sequence ATGTCAATTAGGATGTTTAATTTTTTTGTTCTACCTTTTTTTGTCTTTTTATTATTTAATTTAAATGGATGTTCAAGTAATAAAGTTCAACAAGACGTACCAAAAGCAGTCAATCTCAAGTCTTCAAGTTTCTACATCAATCAAGCGAAGTCATTATCTGGAAAGAAAAAAAACTCAACTTTACTTCTGGCCTCTCAAGCAGCAATTAAAGAACAAAACTTCAAAATAGCCTCTGATGCATTAAGCCAAATAGATGAGTCTAATTTATCGCAGAATGACAAGATCGTTTATTATAATCAACTAAGTAAAGTTAATTTTCAAAATAAAAACTATATTAAATCCGCAAATAATTTAGCTAGTGCTAACTCATTTATTGATGACACCTCCCAAAAAAAGAAGAACTGGAATAAAGTACTTGAAATTCTTCATTACGCCGACATTTTTTCCTTAACTAATTCGCATAACAACGTATATCAATCGGATTTGTCACCTTGGATAAATTTAGCGTTAATTCAAAAAGAATATGCAGATAATTTTGAAGTCCTTCAAACTAAAATTAATCAGTGGAAAGTAGACAACCCTTCATTACTTAATGTTATTCCAGAGAATATAAATACTATATCTAACTATAATGATGGTGGCGCTCAAAATATATTATTATATCTGCCTTTATCAGGAAAGTATTCTAGACAAGGGCAAGACATATTAAGTGGCTTTAAATATAAACAAAGTACTTCATTAAATAATACTTATCAAATTAACACAATTGATTCAAATAAAATCCCTGTTTCTCAGTTGCCTAGCATTATACAAAACCAAAATATTGATGTTTTAGTGGGACCTTTACAAAAAGATAATGTTTCAAAGTTAGTGAAAAGCAATAGTGTTTCTATCCCAACCATTTTATTAAATACCTCAAAGGAGCCTAAAAATAATACATCATTATGTACTTTTACACTTTCCCCTGAAAAACAAGCTGCACAAGTTGCACAAAAAATGTTTAAAGAAAATAAATTTAGGCCAATAGTAATCGTTCCAGACACAAACTTCGGTTACCGTTCAGCTCAAGCATTTAAAAACTCATGGTTAAAAGTGAGTAACTTTTCGCCTATAGTATTGAAGATTAAGGGAAATAATCAAATTCAATCCAAGTTAAAAGCACTTTTCAAGGGCAAAACTAATACACCTGATTCTGTGTTTTTTATAGGAAATAAAAGTCAATTATTGTTGACGAAAGCATACATAGAGCTCTATTTGCCAGCTGGAATAAATCAACCTCAAATTTACTCTAATAGTTCAACAAATATATTAAATTCATCTCAGTCAGAACTTAAAGATCTTCAAAATGTAAAATTCATTGATTTGTCTATTTTAATGCCTGGAGCAAAACCGTCTGATTACCCAGTAAATAATATTAATGATCTCAGAGTAAGTGCCCTTGGATTTGATTCATTCAGTTTAATCAGTGCCATACAAGAAATGAAATTAAACCCATATATACAAATCAATGGCGCAACGGGCAAGTTATCTTTAGGAAATGATTGCAATATTGAAACTCAATATAGTTGGGGACAAGTGCGATCTGGTCAAATTATTAAACAATAA
- a CDS encoding D-sedoheptulose-7-phosphate isomerase yields MIDYINEKFKESIQIQITAAETLPNEIAKATTLIVSSLLQGGKIISCGAGVSTSNAIDFSALLNSSFNTERPSLPSIALSSDVVNLTNIAFNYGLDEIFSQQVKAIANKEDILIAICSDGNTNAISNAVAAALKKDLKIIALTGNDGGVVAGLLGEQDLEIRIPSQNIVRVKEMQLFALNCIIELVEQQLFPIHKD; encoded by the coding sequence ATGATTGATTATATCAACGAAAAATTTAAAGAAAGTATTCAAATACAAATCACGGCAGCGGAAACTTTACCTAATGAAATAGCCAAAGCGACCACTCTAATTGTTTCTAGTCTATTACAAGGAGGTAAAATAATTTCCTGTGGTGCTGGTGTTTCAACATCAAATGCAATAGACTTTTCTGCATTATTAAATTCGTCCTTTAATACAGAAAGGCCTAGCCTTCCATCAATCGCACTGTCATCTGACGTTGTTAACTTAACCAATATTGCATTTAATTATGGTTTAGATGAAATATTTTCTCAACAAGTTAAAGCTATTGCAAATAAAGAAGATATTCTCATTGCTATCTGCTCTGATGGTAATACAAACGCAATATCAAATGCTGTTGCTGCAGCATTAAAAAAAGATTTAAAAATCATTGCATTAACAGGTAATGACGGTGGTGTTGTTGCAGGATTGCTTGGAGAACAAGATTTAGAAATACGAATTCCATCTCAAAATATTGTAAGAGTTAAAGAGATGCAGTTATTTGCATTAAACTGCATTATTGAATTAGTTGAACAACAGTTATTTCCAATTCATAAGGACTAA
- a CDS encoding BON domain-containing protein yields MRISIILLIFMLFGCTNNQTQTSYWSDKKSQINISKILDQENKTAQTDLHSSVLNGNVLLFGHFPQNYSTDSLIFKLKSLPNIKQVFDNSTQGRPLSFQQISNDNYLVLKINTSLLADGFISNNTLNFSAYDSTVFLIGTVSQNKRKQIIDSIQKVSGINKIVTFFNKD; encoded by the coding sequence ATGAGAATATCTATAATATTATTGATTTTTATGTTATTTGGTTGTACAAATAATCAAACTCAAACATCCTATTGGAGCGATAAAAAAAGCCAAATAAATATCTCAAAAATTTTAGATCAGGAAAATAAAACAGCTCAAACAGATCTTCATTCAAGTGTTCTCAATGGCAATGTATTATTATTTGGCCACTTCCCTCAAAATTATTCAACAGATAGTCTTATCTTCAAATTAAAAAGTTTACCAAATATTAAACAAGTCTTTGATAACTCGACGCAAGGGCGTCCTCTTAGCTTCCAACAAATTTCAAATGATAATTATTTGGTCTTAAAAATTAATACTTCATTACTAGCTGATGGCTTTATTTCGAACAACACGCTTAATTTTTCTGCTTATGACAGTACTGTTTTTTTGATTGGGACAGTTTCCCAAAATAAAAGAAAACAGATTATTGATTCTATTCAAAAAGTTAGTGGAATTAATAAAATAGTGACTTTCTTTAATAAAGATTAA
- a CDS encoding ClpXP protease specificity-enhancing factor, giving the protein MDSKNMTAKRPHLYRAYYDWFLENDLTPYLVVNATFSEVVVPSEFINDGKIILNISPDALFNYHFQKESISFSATFKGVHENLYIPFSAIEAMYARENGEGIIFEKEDYYESNDFKHHETNVSDKPVRKKPKLSIVT; this is encoded by the coding sequence ATGGATAGTAAAAACATGACTGCCAAAAGACCACATCTTTATAGAGCCTATTATGATTGGTTTTTAGAAAATGATTTAACTCCCTATTTAGTTGTTAATGCTACTTTTAGTGAAGTAGTTGTTCCTAGTGAATTTATTAATGATGGTAAAATTATTCTTAACATTTCGCCAGATGCACTATTCAATTATCACTTTCAAAAAGAATCAATATCCTTTAGTGCTACTTTTAAAGGAGTTCATGAGAATCTATATATTCCTTTTTCAGCTATTGAAGCAATGTATGCCAGAGAAAATGGCGAAGGGATAATATTCGAAAAAGAAGATTATTATGAAAGTAATGATTTTAAACATCATGAAACTAATGTGAGTGATAAGCCAGTTAGAAAAAAACCTAAATTATCAATAGTTACATAA